A stretch of DNA from Candidatus Polarisedimenticolaceae bacterium:
CTTCCTCGCCTTGGGGTGCACGCGCAGCCGCAGGCGCGTGCCGCCGGGGACGGGGACGAGGTCGAGGGAGTCGGTCACGGGCGAAGTCTAGGCTAGACTCGCGGGCAACCGTGAAGGCCCCGAACACGACCGCCCCGATCCGGTACGCCGGTTTCTACCTCCTCGTCGCGGGGATGTGGATCGTCTTCTCGGACCGGGTCCTCTCCGCGGTCGCGCCCGACCTTTCTTCGTTCGCCTACTTCCAGACGCTGAAGGGGCTGTTCTTCGTCGTCGCCACCGCCGCGATCCTCTACACCCTGTTGCGCCGCCACCGCGCCAGCCTCGACGAGGAGATCGCCTCGCGCCTTCGCTCCGAGGCGGCCGCGCGGGACGTCCAGGAGCGGTTCCGCCAGGCGCAGAAGATGGAGGCGATCGGACAGCTCGCGGGTGGGGTCGCCCACGACTTCAACAACCTGCTCGTCGTGATCCAGGGGCGCGTCGAGATGTTGCGGCGGCACCGGGACCTTCCGCCGGCGCTGCGGGACTCCTGCGACGAGATCACCCGCGCCGCGGAGCGGGCGAGCGGGCTGACCCGGCAGCTGCTCCTGTTCAGCCGGCGGCAGGTGATGCAGCTGCGCGACGTGGACCTCAACGCGGTGGTCGCCGACACGACGAAGCTGCTGAGGAGGATCCTCGGAGAGGACATCGAGCTGCACGTGCGGTGCGCGGAGGAGAAGCTCCCGATCCACGCCGATCCCGGGATGATCGAGCAGGTGCTCCTCAACCTCGCGGTGAACGCGCGCGACGCGATGCCCGGAGGGGGGAGCCTCGTCGTCGCCACCTCGCCCGCGGAGCGGGACGGGCGCGCGTTCGTCCGGCTCGACGTCACCGACGACGGAGCCGGCATCCCGCCCGAGATCGTTCCGAGGATCTTCGAGCCGTTCTTCACGACGAAGGAGGTCGGCAAGGGAACCGGGCTCGGGCTCGCGACGGTCTTCGGCATCGTCGAGGAGCACGGCGGGAGGATCGACGTGGACAGCGCGGTGGGGCGGGGGACCACCTTCCGCGTGTCGATCCCGCGGCACGAGCACGCGGAAGCCACGGCCCCGCCGGCCCCGCCGTCGGCGCCGCGCGGCGGGAGCGAGACGCTCCTGCTCGTCGAGGACGAGCCGTCGGTGCGCGCGATGATCGTCGACGTGCTGTCCCCGCTGGGCTACCGGGTCCTCCAGGCGTCGAACGGCGTCGAAGCCCTGGACCTCGCGCAGGCGCACGAGGGGGCGATCGACCTCGTCGTGACCGATCTCGTGATGCCGGGGGGCGTGACCGGGCTCGAGCTCGGCCGCCGGCTCGCGGCGTCCCGTCCGACGACCCGGATCGTCTACACGAGCGGATACAGCGCGGAGGTCGGCGAGGGGCTCGCGGAGCTCGTCGAGGGGGTCAACTTCCTGACGAAACCCTACTCCCCCCAGCGTCTGGCGCGCCTGGTCCGGGAACGGCTCGACGCCGGCTAGCCGGAGGTCTCCGGGAGGTGGCGCCGCTTCCACATCTCGTACAGCGGCGGGTAGACGAGCAGTTCCAGCGCGAACGACGTGACGAGCCCGCCGACCATCGGGGCGACGACGCGCTTCATCATGTCGGCGCCGGTGCCGTCGGAGAACATGATGGGGAGCAGTCCGATGAACGCCGCGGCGACGGTCATCATCTTCGGACGGATGCGCTTCACCGCCCCGTGCACGATCGCCTCGCGCAGGTCGCGGCGGGTGAGCATCGCGCCGCGCCGGACGGCGTCGTCGTAGGCAAGGTCGAGGAACAGGAGCATGAAGATGCCGGTCTCCGCGTCGAGACCCATCAGGGCGATCATCCCGACCCACGTGGCGATCGAGACGTTGTAGTCGAGGGCCCAGAGGAGCCAGACGGCGCCGACGAGGGAGAACGGGACGGCGGCGCCGACCATCAGCGTCTTCACGGCCGATTTCGTGTTCGCGTAGAGCAGGACGAAGATCAGGACCAGCGTGATCGGGATCACGACCTTCAGGCGCTCCCGAACCCGGAGCATGTTCTCGTACTGTCCGCTCCACTGGACCGAGGTCCCGGCGGGAAGGGCCACGCGCTCGGCCACCGCGGCTTTGGCGCGCTCGACGTACCCGCCCACGTCGGAGCCGGTCAGGTCGACGTACACGTACCCGGCGAGCAGGCCGTTTTCGTTCCGGATCATCGCCGGACCGGTCGTCAGCCTCAGGTCGGCGATCTGGCCGACGGGGATCTGCGCTCCCGAGGGGGTCGGGACGAGAACGCGCGACAGGGCGGCAACGTTGTCCCGGAGCTCCCGCGGGTAGCGGACCGAGACGCCGTACCGGCCGCGCCCCTCGACCGTCGTGGTGACGTTCTCGCCGCCGACGGCGGTCAGGATCGTCTCTTGGGCGTCGCGGATCGAGAGGCCGTAGCGGGCCAGGGCGTCGCGCTTCAGCTCGAAGTCGAGGAAATACCCCCCGGCCGTGCGCTCCGCGAAGACGCTGCGGGTTCCCGGGACGTCCCGCACCGCCGCCTCGATCTCCGCACCGACGCGCTCGATCGCCGCGAGATCGGAGCCGTAGATCTTGATGCCGACGGGGGTCCGGATCCCCGTGGTCAACATGTCGATCCGCGCCTTGATCGGCATCGTCCAGGCGTTGGTGACGCCGGGAAACTGCATCTTCGAGTCGAGCTCGGCGACGAGCGCCTCCCGGGTGAGCCCCTCGCGCCACTCCGACTTCGGCTTGAGGACGATCGTCGTCTCGAACATCGAGAACGGGGCGGGGTCGGTCGCCGTGTCGGCGCGGCCGGCCTTTCCGAAGACGCTCCGGACCTCCGGGATCCCGGCGAGGATCCGGTCCATGTGGCCGAGCATCCGCTCGGCCTCGGTGACCGAGAGACCGGGGAGAGTCGTCGGCATGTACAGCAGCGAGCCCTCGTCCAGCGGCGGCATGAACTCGTGGCCGAGGGAGAGGTAGACGGGGACGGTGCTCGCCAGGACGACGAGGGCCAGCACGATCGTCGTCTTCGGCCAGTCGAGGACGAGGCGGCAGACCGGCTCGTAGGCACGGATCAGGATCCGGCTGACGGGGTGGCGTTCCTCGGCGTGGTAGGTGCCGACGAGAAGGCCGTTCGCGGCCCAGGCGAGCGGCCTCGGCCGGAAGCGGAACGGCTCGATCCGGGCGAAGAGCATCCGCATCGCCGGATCGAGGGTGATCGCGAGGATCGCCGCGATCGCCATCGTGAGGTTCTTGGTCCAGGCGAGGGGGGTGAACAGGCGCCCTTCCTGGTCCACGAGGGTGAAGATCGGGAGGAAGGCCACCGCGATCACGAGCAGCGAGAAGAAGACCGACGGCCCGACCTCCTTGAGCGCCTCGAGGCGGACCGCGTGGAAGTCCCCCTTGCTTCCGGCAGCCTGCCAGTGGTGGATCTTGTTGTAGGCGTTCTCGACCTCGATGATCGCGCCGTCCACGAGCACGCCGATCGAGATCGCGATCCCGGCGAGCGACATGATGTTCGAGGTGATCCCCATGAAGTACATGGGGATGAACGCCAGCGCGACCGAGACCGGGATCGTGACGATCGGCACGATCGCCGAGGGGACGTGC
This window harbors:
- a CDS encoding efflux RND transporter permease subunit, whose amino-acid sequence is MIGRVIEFSARNRILVLMLTAAAVAFAFHAMRNVPLDAIPDLSDTQVIVFSKWDRSPDVIEDQVTYPIVSALLGAPKVKAIRGFSDFGFSYVYVIFEDGTDIYWARSRVLEYLSKILPRLPQGVSTELGPDATGVGWVYQYALVDREGKHDLASLRSFQDWSLRYWLQSVPGVAEVASIGGFQKQYQVTVDPEAMQARGVSVLQVAEAVRQGNEEVGGRVIEIAGAETMVRGRGYARSTGDLGEIVVATGPGGVPVRVRDVARVAVGPDMKRGISDLDGKGDTVGGIVVMRHGENALNVIDRVKAKLEEVKPSLPEGVEIVPVYDRADLIERAIALLKQELIAAMVIVSLVILLFLWHVPSAIVPIVTIPVSVALAFIPMYFMGITSNIMSLAGIAISIGVLVDGAIIEVENAYNKIHHWQAAGSKGDFHAVRLEALKEVGPSVFFSLLVIAVAFLPIFTLVDQEGRLFTPLAWTKNLTMAIAAILAITLDPAMRMLFARIEPFRFRPRPLAWAANGLLVGTYHAEERHPVSRILIRAYEPVCRLVLDWPKTTIVLALVVLASTVPVYLSLGHEFMPPLDEGSLLYMPTTLPGLSVTEAERMLGHMDRILAGIPEVRSVFGKAGRADTATDPAPFSMFETTIVLKPKSEWREGLTREALVAELDSKMQFPGVTNAWTMPIKARIDMLTTGIRTPVGIKIYGSDLAAIERVGAEIEAAVRDVPGTRSVFAERTAGGYFLDFELKRDALARYGLSIRDAQETILTAVGGENVTTTVEGRGRYGVSVRYPRELRDNVAALSRVLVPTPSGAQIPVGQIADLRLTTGPAMIRNENGLLAGYVYVDLTGSDVGGYVERAKAAVAERVALPAGTSVQWSGQYENMLRVRERLKVVIPITLVLIFVLLYANTKSAVKTLMVGAAVPFSLVGAVWLLWALDYNVSIATWVGMIALMGLDAETGIFMLLFLDLAYDDAVRRGAMLTRRDLREAIVHGAVKRIRPKMMTVAAAFIGLLPIMFSDGTGADMMKRVVAPMVGGLVTSFALELLVYPPLYEMWKRRHLPETSG
- a CDS encoding ATP-binding protein encodes the protein MKAPNTTAPIRYAGFYLLVAGMWIVFSDRVLSAVAPDLSSFAYFQTLKGLFFVVATAAILYTLLRRHRASLDEEIASRLRSEAAARDVQERFRQAQKMEAIGQLAGGVAHDFNNLLVVIQGRVEMLRRHRDLPPALRDSCDEITRAAERASGLTRQLLLFSRRQVMQLRDVDLNAVVADTTKLLRRILGEDIELHVRCAEEKLPIHADPGMIEQVLLNLAVNARDAMPGGGSLVVATSPAERDGRAFVRLDVTDDGAGIPPEIVPRIFEPFFTTKEVGKGTGLGLATVFGIVEEHGGRIDVDSAVGRGTTFRVSIPRHEHAEATAPPAPPSAPRGGSETLLLVEDEPSVRAMIVDVLSPLGYRVLQASNGVEALDLAQAHEGAIDLVVTDLVMPGGVTGLELGRRLAASRPTTRIVYTSGYSAEVGEGLAELVEGVNFLTKPYSPQRLARLVRERLDAG